CAGATAGAGCTGGACGAGGTATCCATACAATCCTCCAAATATGCTCCCGGCCGAGATGAATATGAGCAGCCATCTCGCATCCCTCCTGAAGCCCAAAGAGGGATGTCCAAGCCCTTCATCATTGCTCAGATCCCTTCACCTTCTCCTCGACAAACATCAATGCCAAAAATGCAGGGGGGATCGCAAGGATCGGCTGGAGTATGAAGGGTAGTTCATGTGAGACCCTGTCGTAAAGGTATCCGCTTATCAGCATGCCAAGGGATGAGGAGATGAGGTTGAAAAAGTTGCCGAAGCCTGAGACCTTACCTCGCTCTTCTACTGGAACTAGGTCAGCTATGAGGGCTGAGGAGGCGGACCTCCCCAGGACGATAACGAGGCCCCAGAGGGGAAGGGCCAGGAACAGTCTTGTGAGGTCTCCATATAAGACTAGGAGGGCGGCTGGAACCACAGCAAGGTATGATAGGAGGAGAGGCCTCTTCTTACCCACCTTATCTATGAGTTTACCCCCTGGTATCGCTAGAACTATCATCGCAACGAAGAGGAAGGTTGCAAGTAGCGCCCACTCCCTTGGGCTTATTCCAAGGTCATGAACTATGTAGAGCAATAGAACAGGATCGATCATCGAGAAGGAGAAGATATTCATCACATTCACAATAAACATGGCGAAGGCGGATCTTGGAACCCTCCCCCAGACCTTAACGCTCTCAAAAACCGAGTTCGGGATGGTTCTCAAGAGCTCCGCCCAACTCATCCTCACCGGGTCTCTAAGGGTCTCCTTCAACCTTATCCTCAAAACAGCCGCTGAGGCGAATAGCAGGAAGGCAAGGGTGTATCCAAGCCTTAGACTTGGCACTAGGCCGAACCTTGCGTATAGGAGG
This is a stretch of genomic DNA from Candidatus Bathyarchaeota archaeon. It encodes these proteins:
- a CDS encoding MFS transporter; amino-acid sequence: MSSKDVDEYEKRGRGFLTRIASDFSFIRGNFLVLIVSWIILDFARELPGTYYPLYVQALGGTAATLGLIGAASTASQALVQFPGGYLADKIGRRRLIVTMTFTAAFAWLLYALAPSWHFILIGAVVGSLCRIYIPALNAMVMDSIPEERRGTGFGIIFLIEAVSTTPAPLIAGLLYARFGLVPSLRLGYTLAFLLFASAAVLRIRLKETLRDPVRMSWAELLRTIPNSVFESVKVWGRVPRSAFAMFIVNVMNIFSFSMIDPVLLLYIVHDLGISPREWALLATFLFVAMIVLAIPGGKLIDKVGKKRPLLLSYLAVVPAALLVLYGDLTRLFLALPLWGLVIVLGRSASSALIADLVPVEERGKVSGFGNFFNLISSSLGMLISGYLYDRVSHELPFILQPILAIPPAFLALMFVEEKVKGSEQ